A section of the Canis lupus familiaris isolate Mischka breed German Shepherd unplaced genomic scaffold, alternate assembly UU_Cfam_GSD_1.0 chrUn_S767H930, whole genome shotgun sequence genome encodes:
- the LOC119879414 gene encoding rho GTPase-activating protein 27-like isoform X1 encodes MECFKSGEARSSLSSFKVSCDSPRELLCEWKCSQCWRMDPRAAIPGDSAAAMAMAADVEGDVYVLVEHPFEYTGKDGRRVAIQPNERYRLLRRSTEHWWHVRREPGGRPFYLPAQYVRELPALGDPAASSPPPALRPGPAAPEPLAYDYRFVSAPAPAGPDGTAAKPRGRVSSLCGPARRGASTQHGSPGPGLPTCLYTRPAAPVRPARSLDDLARAAVAPPAGLLGSAGSFKACSVAGSWVCPRPLARSDSGNVYEAILDERGPARDERPQQKCR; translated from the exons ATGGAGTGTTTCAAAAGCGGTGAAGCCAGGtcatccctttcttcttttaaa GTGTCATGTGATTCTCCGAGGGAGCTGCTGTGTGAGTGGAAATGCTCTCAGTGCTGGAGAATGGACCCCCGGGCTGCCATCCCG GGAGACTCCGCGGCCGCGATGGCGATGGCGGCGGACGTCGAGGGGGACGTGTACGTGCTGGTGGAGCATCCCTTCGAGTACACCGGCAAGGACGGGCGGCGCGTCGCCATCCAGCCCAACGAGCGCTACCGGCTGCTGCGCCGGAGCACGGAGCACTGGTGGCACGTCCGGCGCGAGCCCGGCGGCCGCCCCTTCTACCTGCCGGCGCAGTACGTGCGCGAGCTGCCGGCGCTCGGGGACCCCGCCGCCTCCTCGCCGCCGCCCGCGCTCCgcccgggccccgcagcccccgaaCCGCTCGCCTACGACTACCGCTTCGTGAGCGCGCCGGCGCCCGCGGGCCCCGACGGCACGGCCGCCAAGCCCCGGGGCCGCGTGAGCTCCCTGTGCGGCCCCGCGCGGCGCGGCGCCTCGACCCAGCACGGCAGCCCCGGGCCcggcctgcccacctgcctgtACACGCGGCCCGCGGCGCCCGTGCGGCCCGCGCGGTCCCTGGACGACCTGGCGCGCGCCGCCGTCGCGCCCCCTGCCGGCCTCCTGGGAAGCGCGGGCAGCTTCAAGGCCTGCAGCGTGGCGGGCTCCTGGGTGTGCCCGCGCCCCCTGGCGCGCAGCGACTCGGGGAACGTCTACGAGGCCATCCTGGACGAGCGCGGCCCGGCGCGGGACGAGCGCCCGCAGCAG AAATGCAGATGA
- the LOC119879414 gene encoding rho GTPase-activating protein 27-like isoform X2: MDPRAAIPGDSAAAMAMAADVEGDVYVLVEHPFEYTGKDGRRVAIQPNERYRLLRRSTEHWWHVRREPGGRPFYLPAQYVRELPALGDPAASSPPPALRPGPAAPEPLAYDYRFVSAPAPAGPDGTAAKPRGRVSSLCGPARRGASTQHGSPGPGLPTCLYTRPAAPVRPARSLDDLARAAVAPPAGLLGSAGSFKACSVAGSWVCPRPLARSDSGNVYEAILDERGPARDERPQQKCR, translated from the exons ATGGACCCCCGGGCTGCCATCCCG GGAGACTCCGCGGCCGCGATGGCGATGGCGGCGGACGTCGAGGGGGACGTGTACGTGCTGGTGGAGCATCCCTTCGAGTACACCGGCAAGGACGGGCGGCGCGTCGCCATCCAGCCCAACGAGCGCTACCGGCTGCTGCGCCGGAGCACGGAGCACTGGTGGCACGTCCGGCGCGAGCCCGGCGGCCGCCCCTTCTACCTGCCGGCGCAGTACGTGCGCGAGCTGCCGGCGCTCGGGGACCCCGCCGCCTCCTCGCCGCCGCCCGCGCTCCgcccgggccccgcagcccccgaaCCGCTCGCCTACGACTACCGCTTCGTGAGCGCGCCGGCGCCCGCGGGCCCCGACGGCACGGCCGCCAAGCCCCGGGGCCGCGTGAGCTCCCTGTGCGGCCCCGCGCGGCGCGGCGCCTCGACCCAGCACGGCAGCCCCGGGCCcggcctgcccacctgcctgtACACGCGGCCCGCGGCGCCCGTGCGGCCCGCGCGGTCCCTGGACGACCTGGCGCGCGCCGCCGTCGCGCCCCCTGCCGGCCTCCTGGGAAGCGCGGGCAGCTTCAAGGCCTGCAGCGTGGCGGGCTCCTGGGTGTGCCCGCGCCCCCTGGCGCGCAGCGACTCGGGGAACGTCTACGAGGCCATCCTGGACGAGCGCGGCCCGGCGCGGGACGAGCGCCCGCAGCAG AAATGCAGATGA
- the LOC119879414 gene encoding rho GTPase-activating protein 27-like isoform X3, translating to MAMAADVEGDVYVLVEHPFEYTGKDGRRVAIQPNERYRLLRRSTEHWWHVRREPGGRPFYLPAQYVRELPALGDPAASSPPPALRPGPAAPEPLAYDYRFVSAPAPAGPDGTAAKPRGRVSSLCGPARRGASTQHGSPGPGLPTCLYTRPAAPVRPARSLDDLARAAVAPPAGLLGSAGSFKACSVAGSWVCPRPLARSDSGNVYEAILDERGPARDERPQQKCR from the exons ATGGCGATGGCGGCGGACGTCGAGGGGGACGTGTACGTGCTGGTGGAGCATCCCTTCGAGTACACCGGCAAGGACGGGCGGCGCGTCGCCATCCAGCCCAACGAGCGCTACCGGCTGCTGCGCCGGAGCACGGAGCACTGGTGGCACGTCCGGCGCGAGCCCGGCGGCCGCCCCTTCTACCTGCCGGCGCAGTACGTGCGCGAGCTGCCGGCGCTCGGGGACCCCGCCGCCTCCTCGCCGCCGCCCGCGCTCCgcccgggccccgcagcccccgaaCCGCTCGCCTACGACTACCGCTTCGTGAGCGCGCCGGCGCCCGCGGGCCCCGACGGCACGGCCGCCAAGCCCCGGGGCCGCGTGAGCTCCCTGTGCGGCCCCGCGCGGCGCGGCGCCTCGACCCAGCACGGCAGCCCCGGGCCcggcctgcccacctgcctgtACACGCGGCCCGCGGCGCCCGTGCGGCCCGCGCGGTCCCTGGACGACCTGGCGCGCGCCGCCGTCGCGCCCCCTGCCGGCCTCCTGGGAAGCGCGGGCAGCTTCAAGGCCTGCAGCGTGGCGGGCTCCTGGGTGTGCCCGCGCCCCCTGGCGCGCAGCGACTCGGGGAACGTCTACGAGGCCATCCTGGACGAGCGCGGCCCGGCGCGGGACGAGCGCCCGCAGCAG AAATGCAGATGA
- the LOC119879413 gene encoding uncharacterized protein LOC119879413: MELLSNYPALKKHLDWLLGGSRASGEGAGSLLAAAASQPPTRRSGLSATDARKLRSRRLTPTRRLGARPRPRPAEPMAGREEPRGGANVPEAEFPKGQRVSGLGGLDSTKGRGRSACRGRLQLTAPSSSGLSQVPAHQPLRHKPGGSGSSHLARTFPTLVWAFRTTKQCEAMVFTGPLRYSTEDWQLENRSKGTTHYGLLASGRGARGCDFRC, encoded by the exons ATGGAGCTACTCAGTAACTACCCGGCTCTGAAAAAGCACCTGGATTGGCTGTtggggggcagcag AGcgagcggggagggggcggggtcgCTCCTGGCCGCTGCAGCCTCTCAGCCTCCGACCCGACGCTCCGGCCTCTCCGCCACCGACGCCCGGAAACTGCGCTCGAGGCGCCTGACGCCAACCCGGCGGTTGggcgctcggccccgcccccggcccgcggaGCCAATGGCGGGGCGGGAggagccgcggggcggggccaaCGTTCCCGAAGCCGAGTTCCCCAAGGGCCAGCGGGTGAGCGGTCTGGGAGGCTTGGACTCCactaaggggagagggagatccGCCTGCAGAG GGCGTCTTCAGCTCACCGCTCCCTCCTCCTCGGGACTTTCTCAGGTACCTGCCCATCAGCCCCTGAGGCACAAACCTGGAGGATCTGGTTCTTCTCATCTAGCCAG GACCTTCCCTACACTAGTGTGGGCGTTCAGGACAACCAAGCAATGTGAAGCTATGGTTTTCACAGGCCCCTTGAGATATAGCACTGAAGATTGGCaattagaaaacagaagtaaAGGCACAACACACTATGGCCTCCTAGCCTCAGGCAGAGGGGCCAGAGGGTGTGACTTCAG GTGCTAG